The Sandaracinus amylolyticus genomic interval AGTCTGCAGCCAGGCGGGGTCGAGCGCGTCGGTGGCGCGCTTGCCGTCGATCGCCTCGGCGAGATGGCGGAACGCGGCGCTGCGCTCGTGCTTCATCACGAGCAGCGCCGCGTTCACACCGGCTTTGACCGCGATCGGGACGCCGCCTCCGAGCTCGGCCCACTGACCGCTGAAGATCAGATGTCGAATCGGTGTGAGGTAGTGCGCCGCTCCGCTCCACAAGTTGGCGCGGCTCGGCTTCGCGCCGACGATGCTCCCGTCGCGATTGCCCGTATATCGAAGGTGCGTGATCGGAGTGGCCACCTCGCGCACGACGACGTGCTCGCGGATGCGCGTCGACAGCGCCGCTTCGACGCGCGCGATCAGGATGTCGGCATAGGCGTTCTTGAACGCGACGTACTCGGATCCTCGCGCGAGGCTCGGCCCGGTCTTCCAGTGATCGTGATCCCGGATGTCGGCCGACACGGTGAGCCTCAGCGTGCCCATCCCCGGCGGCGCGAGGCTCGGATCGCGCACCGACGACGCGAGCGCCGTGATCGCGACGCGCGTCGGATCGCCCGCGTTGTGGTCGCGCCGCGAGACGTCGTCCCGCGTGAGCATCACGATCTCGGAGCCGAAGCCGAGCTCCTCGGCGGGACGATCGAGGCCGAGGAACACCGTGAGATGCGAAGGGCCGATCTCGGCCTCGCGCAGCTTCGCGACCCAGTCGCGATCGACGCTCTCGGGCGGCAGCATGTGCTCGTACACGCTCGCTTGGTCACAGGCGGCGAGCACGTACTTCGCGCGGATCGATCCCTCGCGCGCTCCCCTCGTGTACGAGACGCCGGTCACACGCCCGCGCTCGACGTGGATCCGATCGACGCGCGTGCGGCAGGCGACGTGTCCGCGCCACGCGCGGATCGCGCGGACCAAGAAGCGCCAGAGCTCGCGCGCGCCGCCGAGCGGCGCCGACTGGTAGTCGTGGGTGTACGCCCAGCCGAGCGGCAAGAGGCACGACAAGAGGCGCTCTTCGGAGCAGAAGATCCGCGCCATCACCCGCGCTTCGAAGAGCTCGTCGAACGCGTCCTCGGTGGACCACTTGAGGTGCTCGAGCAAGTTCGAGCGCAGGCCACGAGCCGCCATCCCGACGCCGTGCGCGGCCTTCTCGAGGAGCGACATCGTCGCGGCGATCCGCATGTGATCGGCGAACCCGCTCATCGACGTGCCGAGCGCCTTCGAGGCCTCGAAGAAGCGCCGCACTCCCTCTGCTTGCTCGGGCGCGTCCGCCGCGATCCGATCGCGGAGCTCGTCGGGCTCGTCCGTGAGCAGATAGTCGAAGCTCTGTCCCTTGTACCGTCGGATGCGGCGCAGCGCCGGAGTCTCCGGCGCGCCGGGCCCGACGATGCGCAGGATTCGCCGCACGGCGCCTTCTGGACCGCACTGATTCAGCCAGTGGATCCCCGTGTCGAAGACGAATTTCCCGCGGCGGAACCCCGCGAGGTATCCGCCGGGCGTGTCCGCCATCTCCAGCACGCAGACGCGGACTCCGGACTTCGCGAGCAGCGCTGCGCTCGTGAGCCCTCCGATCCCGGCGCCGATCACCACGACGTCACACTCGTCCGGAAGCATCGTCCGGAGGACATCGCCGCGGGCCCTCGCGCTCACACCTGGTCGCCGACCGAAAGTCACGCGCTCCGCGCGACGCTCGTGCGAAGCCGGGCGCGCGCGCCTACTGCGAGTCCGCGTCGGGGTAGTGGAACACCTGATCGAGCGGGGCTCCGAGCACGCGCGCGATCTTGAACGCCACTTCGAGCGAAGGTGAGTATTTCCCCTGCTCGATCGCGATCAGCGTCTGTCGCGTGACACCGACTCTCTCCGCGAGCTCCGCCTGCGTCATCTCGCCGCGCGCGAACCGCAGGGCGCGGATCGAGTTCGTGACCTTCGTCGGCTTCACCACGGCGCGAAGCCCCGCCGATGGGCGACCAGCTTGACCGTCGTGCTGACCAGCGCCGCGAGCACGAACGCGAGATAGATCGCGTTGGCGATCCAGAAGTGATCCGCCTCGGCCATCGTCAGCGCGAGCGCACCGGCCACGCCCACCGACGACACGAAGTAGCCGACGACGTCGCCGTAACGATCGATCGCGCGATCGCGCTCGTCCTTCTGGTGCGCCTCCTTCGGCGTGGCGATCGAGAGCGCGATCGTCCCCACGATCGAGGCGAGGATCGCGATCCCGATCGCGCCGAGCATCGCGCCCGCGTAGGGCACGTCGGCGAGCGGAACGCCCTGCGCGCGCGCGAGCACGAGCGCGACGTACCCCGCGTACGAGAGCGCGGTGACGACGAGGTAGATCCAGGTGCGCTTTTCCTCGAAGGACATGTCCCTCGCACGTCGCACGTCGGACGTCGGACGTCGGACGTCGGCGACATGCGAGGGATACGGGACAGTCCGCGCCGCGTTCAACGCGAATCAGACCGGCTCGGCGAGCTTCCCGTGCGCGCGCGCCTTGATGGGCTCGGGGAGCAGCTCCGAGATCGCGCCCATGACGCGCGTCTTGAGGCTGCCGCCGTAGAGCTTGTGCTTGCCGCGCATCATCGCGTCGAAGCCCTGCTTCGCGACGAGCGCCGCGTCGTCCTTCTTCTGCTGCCCGACGCGCGTGTGCTCCATGTCCGCGCGGCGGAAGAACGGCGTCTCGGTGGGCCCAGGCTGCAGCGCGGTGACGGTCACGCCGGTGTCGCGCAGCTCGTCGCGCAGCGCCTCCGCGAGCCCGAGGCCGAACGCCTTCGTCGCGCCGTACACCGCCGTGCCCGACGCGGGGATGATCGCGGCGACCGACGACGTGATCAGCACGCGGCCTTTCTTGCGCGCGACCATGCCGGGCAGCACGCGCTTCGCGAGGTGCACGATCGAGTCGCAGTTGAGCGCGATCATGCGCAGCTCGCGATCGAGGCTCGTGTCGCGCACGAAGTCACCCGAGACGCCGACCCCCGCGTTGAGGAGGAGCGCGTCCACCGGGCGTCCGGTCTCGGCGATCTCGCGCCACGCCTCCTCGACGCCCTCGTAGGTCGCGAGGTCGATCTGTCTCGCGTAGACGGTCGCGCCCTTGCCGCCGAGCTCGGCCG includes:
- a CDS encoding phytoene desaturase family protein; this translates as MLPDECDVVVIGAGIGGLTSAALLAKSGVRVCVLEMADTPGGYLAGFRRGKFVFDTGIHWLNQCGPEGAVRRILRIVGPGAPETPALRRIRRYKGQSFDYLLTDEPDELRDRIAADAPEQAEGVRRFFEASKALGTSMSGFADHMRIAATMSLLEKAAHGVGMAARGLRSNLLEHLKWSTEDAFDELFEARVMARIFCSEERLLSCLLPLGWAYTHDYQSAPLGGARELWRFLVRAIRAWRGHVACRTRVDRIHVERGRVTGVSYTRGAREGSIRAKYVLAACDQASVYEHMLPPESVDRDWVAKLREAEIGPSHLTVFLGLDRPAEELGFGSEIVMLTRDDVSRRDHNAGDPTRVAITALASSVRDPSLAPPGMGTLRLTVSADIRDHDHWKTGPSLARGSEYVAFKNAYADILIARVEAALSTRIREHVVVREVATPITHLRYTGNRDGSIVGAKPSRANLWSGAAHYLTPIRHLIFSGQWAELGGGVPIAVKAGVNAALLVMKHERSAAFRHLAEAIDGKRATDALDPAWLQTLPASEPRDRARRPVVDDRGCARDREAHDPARVEERVARDP
- a CDS encoding helix-turn-helix transcriptional regulator; the protein is MVKPTKVTNSIRALRFARGEMTQAELAERVGVTRQTLIAIEQGKYSPSLEVAFKIARVLGAPLDQVFHYPDADSQ
- a CDS encoding SDR family NAD(P)-dependent oxidoreductase, yielding MANATDKPLAVVTGASSGIGLELARQCVANGFDVFLIADDAKIGDAAAELGGKGATVYARQIDLATYEGVEEAWREIAETGRPVDALLLNAGVGVSGDFVRDTSLDRELRMIALNCDSIVHLAKRVLPGMVARKKGRVLITSSVAAIIPASGTAVYGATKAFGLGLAEALRDELRDTGVTVTALQPGPTETPFFRRADMEHTRVGQQKKDDAALVAKQGFDAMMRGKHKLYGGSLKTRVMGAISELLPEPIKARAHGKLAEPV